The Bradyrhizobium diazoefficiens genome contains the following window.
ATCTTCAGGCCTGGCCGATAGATCGAGCACCCGATCTGCCGGCCGCGACCCTTCGGATGTGATGAATGAGCAGATATCCGCAGGGCGGTTTCGACCCGGGAGCTGGCGAGATTGCCCGCTAGGCTTACCGGCTCTCAGCCGCTCGCGTCCGCGGGCCATGACCCGATCGATCAGTTCACCGGCCTCAACGGCTCGGCCGGACGCCTGTTTTGACCGTCCTGATCGGCCGCTCGCAACGATTCGAGTTTCGCCGCGCAAAACTGCTCGCGTTCTTCGACAATCCGCAGCCCTTCACGCATGACTTCGCTGGCCGTGGCGTATCGGCCGCTAGCCGGTTGCCACACGTTCTCCTGTGCGCATAGCCAGGGGCATCTCATCTTGGCTGGTTCACGGCAAGCGCGTTCGCCCTTTCTTCGCTTTTGTTTCCAACTCTACGCCTGAACGCAGCGACCTCTTGTGCAGCCCAACCGAGCGGCGCCACGACTTCTTCCGAGGTGCTGTTCAGCGCACGGACCACCTGGCCTCTTGATGGCTCGATCTGGCCGAAGAGCGGCTGCGCCTCGATCGCCTGAACGCAACGCCAGCAGCGCGACTTTCTTCCCCTGGGCTACGCCCATTCCTCGCGAGGCAAGAAAGTCGCGCCGCTGGCGTCCTCCGCTGCGCTGCGGCCCGCAGGCGGGTGCGTCGTCGATCGTCTTCGGCCTGTAGATCGCCATCGAGGCCGCGGTGGTCGCGGCTCGAAACAGCAAAGGAGAAGTAACATGGCTACCATCGGTTCTTTCAAGAAGGTCGGCAGCGACTTCCAGGGCGAGATCGTCACCCTCAGCCTCCAGACCAAGGGCGTCCGCATCGTGCCCGAGGCCAAAGGCAGCAACGAGAATGCCCCGAGCCACCGCGTCTTCGTCGGCCGGGCCGAGATCGGGGCCGCCTGGTCGAAGCGCTCCGAGGAGGGCCGCGACTATCTCTCGCTCAAGCTCGACGACCCCTCGTTCAACGCACCGATCTACGCGAACCTGTTCAGTGACGAGGGCGGCGACGGCTTCAGCCTGATCTGGTCGCGGCCCCGTAAGAACGGCGACTGAGGTCGCCAAGGAGCCCCGCCCGGTCCGCCGGGCGGGGCGTTTCTCTCACTGGGGCATCAAAGCATTGTTGAGGCCACTGCGCTTCAGCGCCTCGCGCTGATCGACTTTCGCGGTCATTTCCGTGAACGTTTGTGGATCGTCGGCATCCTTCCGTCTTGCGGGGAAGCACCGCGCCGGTTCGATTCCTCCGACGCCTCTCGTCGCGGAAGACTACCGATCTCTAGTCGTCTCTGCCTCAGAACAGACGTGGGTCGAGAACGAATGGCTCTACAGAAATCACGGAGATCCGCGCCGCGTCCTTGTGAGTGTGGTTGATCAGGATGTTGACGTCGGGGGACTGATCTACAGGGACGATGGCAGAGGGAACGCGGAGGAGGGGTGTCGCGAGCGAGGCGTGCCATTGATCACCTCGTTGCTGCGTCCAAACTTCCTGGCGCCGCCAATCGGCGGGCAGATCGCTTAAGCCCAGCGTCTCGACGGCAAGGTCATCTGGCCCATCGTAGCGCACCATCATAAGCGCGGGCATGAGAGCTGGGTCCTCGATATGGACCAGTTTTTCCAATACGCACAGCGCAGGTGACGTGCTGCAGTAGGTGACAGGCCGTCCGACCGTATTCCAGCGTCCGTCAAAAAGCAGGCCATAGCCACCATCGAACGTCTTGGCATGCTGTATGCCCGACAAACGCCAAAGCAGCATCAGGCGGCGGCGCCCCACGCGATCTTGCCGAGAATGGATTCGACCACGCGGGCGCCAATTTCGGTTTGTGCCACCGCCAACGGCGACTCGCCACGAAGTTCTGCTAGCGAACGCCGGAGCCATATATTGGCCTTGTTGGCATCGCCGAAAGTCTCCTCGGCAAGCGTCTGCACCCGCAGCAGTCGCACTGCCCGATCGGATTCTTCCACGGTGAGCGGTTGCTTTTTCTCCGCGCGATGCCGGCGCGTTCGTTGCGGAATGACGAACAATTCGATTTCCTGATCACTAAGTCCCGCCTTCGCCAGCCCATGCAGCGCGGTCAGGGGAAGCCGCTTTCGTACTGCCAGGGCGAGGTCCGCCTGCGAGCGTATGACCCCTCCAAGGACCGAGCGTCCACCCAGCTTCCTTGCTACGATTTCGACGATGGACACAGGGGCCTCCCCGAACGTGGCGGCAATATGCCGTATAGATAGCGGCATATTGCCGAACTTGCAAGTGGTCCACACAGGCCCGCCTGTGAGGAGCCGGACTGGGGACGGCGCCGTGGGGGCAGGGACTTTCGATGCTACGCGAACCTGTTCAGGGACGAGGACGGCGACGGCTTCAGCCGGATCTGGTCGCGGCCCCGCAAGGACGGCGACCGAGGTCGCCTGGCAACAAGCCCCGTCCGGTCCGCCGGGCGGGGCGTTTCTCTCGCCGGCATCAAAGAACGGTCCCGAGGCCACTGCGCTTCAGCGCCTCGCGCTGATCGATTTTCGCCATCCTATCCGTGAACGATCTGCGGATCGTCGACAATCTTTCATCCGGCGAGGAAGCACCGTGCCGGTTCGACTCCTCCGACGCCTCTCGTCGCGGAACAATGCGGCAGGATTCGTTGAGCGCTCCAACGGTTCATCCGCTG
Protein-coding sequences here:
- a CDS encoding type II toxin-antitoxin system ParD family antitoxin; translated protein: MRCPWLCAQENVWQPASGRYATASEVMREGLRIVEEREQFCAAKLESLRAADQDGQNRRPAEPLRPVN
- a CDS encoding DUF736 domain-containing protein, which codes for MATIGSFKKVGSDFQGEIVTLSLQTKGVRIVPEAKGSNENAPSHRVFVGRAEIGAAWSKRSEEGRDYLSLKLDDPSFNAPIYANLFSDEGGDGFSLIWSRPRKNGD
- a CDS encoding RES family NAD+ phosphorylase → MLLWRLSGIQHAKTFDGGYGLLFDGRWNTVGRPVTYCSTSPALCVLEKLVHIEDPALMPALMMVRYDGPDDLAVETLGLSDLPADWRRQEVWTQQRGDQWHASLATPLLRVPSAIVPVDQSPDVNILINHTHKDAARISVISVEPFVLDPRLF
- a CDS encoding antitoxin Xre/MbcA/ParS toxin-binding domain-containing protein, which gives rise to MSIVEIVARKLGGRSVLGGVIRSQADLALAVRKRLPLTALHGLAKAGLSDQEIELFVIPQRTRRHRAEKKQPLTVEESDRAVRLLRVQTLAEETFGDANKANIWLRRSLAELRGESPLAVAQTEIGARVVESILGKIAWGAAA